In the genome of Danio rerio strain Tuebingen ecotype United States chromosome 23, GRCz12tu, whole genome shotgun sequence, one region contains:
- the gp1ba gene encoding uncharacterized protein gp1ba: MFLLLLLGLRWCLVWTDGCQTDRNQDHRVRVSCVNQRLTAPPDAISSNTEVLVLSENLFSSLSWAAYSVFTDLHELDLSHNHITALEPPGPVLEKLSVLRLSGNRLTGLGGLVFRCAPNLMEVYLDRNQIRSLHDATFSELPRLEVINLSHNKLPALPPRLLQRVSSSALKTFDLENNSVSIMPDGFFLSKPELPYVYLSFNPWICSCAVGYLHAYLNDQEHNVYKHDGPNDIIPAAETVVCSGPFHLLNRPIMELEENDFCPPDTAPQSYPRGDVEVDRAYILPAVTDKPLSDPQMSDAPHDATTVSLPLASTNSWMPTGKSWVTQSWTEIWFEFWTLTEYNISIPKPIPASSPKPDIPTRGTTESPAKSKQPETSMLPTTTGSQSLRPVLTTSRPLVIQTTYPTSGPTTGQSRPKPYTTVGQSRDNPHTTAGQYRPNPHTTVGQYRPNLHTTVGQYRPNPRTTIDQSTPNPHNTIGQSTPNPHNTIGQSRPNPHTFKTEYIPNPPTGPYWADALNEGSRTLPWCLWLFAGFVLLCVLSALVSCFLFVWLLRNYLIVHRRLKSRSWRRSDCGVTLRGYRRTENTPLRETDRVSFLALEQIKDVQAVFRSVLFIDEPQRMTADGDASKIQLVSVADGPSDQEEAARMSGQVFRKTLYRVISREQEASAWMEEHCEHTSEGTSAHYSLILREDTGRRPLMQWLIGEWELERGGVAYERSSTLIGQPTNGTLE, translated from the exons ATGTTCCTCCTGCTGCTCCTGGGTCTGCGATGGTGTTTGGTGTGGACGGACGGCTGTCAGACGGACAGGAATCAGGATCATCGTGTGCGTGTGAGCTGTGTGAACCAGAGACTGACGGCTCCTCCTGATGCCATCAGCTCCAATACAGAGGTTCTAGTTCTGTCTGAAAACCTCTTCAGCTCTCTGTCCTGGGCCGCATATTCTGTGTTCACGGATCTGCATGAGCTGGACCTAAGCCACAACCACATCACCGCCCTGGAGCCGCCAG GTCCAGTGCTGGAGAAGCTGAGCGTGCTACGCTTGTCTGGAAACAGGTTAACTGGTTTGGGGGGACTGGTTTTCCGCTGCGCTCCCAATCTGATGGAGGTCTACCTGGACAGAAACCAGATTCGTTCCCTTCATGACGCCACCTTCAGTGAACTACCACGTCTGGAGGTCATTAATCTATCCCATAATAAGCTTCCAGCCCTGCCACCTCGGCTCCTACAGCGAGTCTCTTCCAGCGCCTTGAAGACATTCGATCTGGAGAATAACAGTGTCTCCATCATGCCCGACGGATTCTTCTTGTCCAAACCCGAGTTACCTTATGTTTACCTGTCGTTTAATCCCTGGATATGCAGCTGTGCGGTTGGTTACCTCCATGCCTATCTGAATGACCAAGAGCACAACGTCTATAAACACGACGGGCCCAATGACATCATTCCTGCCGCCGAAACAGTGGTGTGTTCTGGACCTTTTCACCTGCTCAATCGGCCCATTATGGAGCTGGAGGAGAATGACTTCTGCCCACCAGATACAGCACCTCAATCCTATCCTCGAGGAGATGTTGAAGTTGATCGAGCTTATATTCTTCCCGCAGTTACAGACAAACCCCTATCAGACCCTCAGATGTCAGATGCTCCTCACGACGCCACTACGGTCTCCCTCCCACTTGCTTCCACCAATTCCTGGATGCCTACTGGAAAATCTTGGGTTACTCAATCCTGGACTGAAATATGGTTTGAATTCTGGACATTGACTGAGTACAACATCTCAATTCCAAAGCCAATTCCTGCCAGCTCTCCAAAACCAGATATTCCAACTAGAGGCACCACTGAATCACCAGCCAAATCAAAACAACCTGAAACTAGCATGCTCCCAACAACTACTGGATCCCAAAGTCTTCGCCCTGTCCTCACCACTAGCAGACCTTTGGTGATTCAGACCACTTATCCGACATCTGGGCCCACTACTGGCCAATCCAGACCTAAACCATACACTACTGTTGGCCAATCCCGAGATAATCCACACACAACTGCTGGCCAATATCGACCCAATCCACACACCACTGTCGGCCAATATCGACCAAATCTGCACACCACTGTCGGACAATATCGACCAAATCCACGCACCACTATTGACCAATCCACACCCAATCCACACAACACCATTGGCCAATCCACTCCCAATCCACACAACACTATTGGCCAATCCCGACCCAATCCACACACTTTCAAAACTGAATATATTCCTAATCCACCAACTGGTCCCTACTGGGCGGATGCTCTTAATGAAGGTAGCAGGACTCTCCCATGGTGCTTGTGGTTGTTTGCTGGCTTCGTCTTATTGTGCGTTTTGTCAGCGCTAGTGTCCTGTTTCCTATTCGTTTGGCTCCTCAGAAACTACTTGATTGTCCACCGACGGCTTAAGAGTCGGTCCTGGAGGCGGTCGGACTGTGGGGTGACCCTACGGGGGTACAGACGCACTGAAAACACACCGCTGAGGGAGACTGACAGAGTCAGCTTTTTAGCTCTAGAACAGATCAAAGATGTTCAAGCTGTTTTCCGGAGCGTTCTCTTCATCGATGAACCTCAACGAATGACTGCAGACGGAGATGcttccaag ATACAGCTGGTGTCTGTTGCGGACGGGCCGAGTGATCAGGAGGAAGCGGCGAGGATGAGTGGGCAAGTGTTCAGGAAGACGCTGTACAGAGTGATTAGCCGTGAACAGGAAGCAAGCGCATGGATGGAGGAACACTGCGAGCACACTAGCGAGGGAACATCTGCGCACTACAGTCTGATCCTGCGAGAGGACACAGGGAGACGCCCACTGATGCAGTGGCTCATTGGGGAGTGGGAGCTAGAGAGAGGGGGCGTGGCCTATGAGAGGTCAAGCACTCTGATTGGCCAGCCCACAAACGGCACTCTGGAGTGA
- the psmb6 gene encoding proteasome subunit beta type-6 (The RefSeq protein has 1 substitution compared to this genomic sequence): protein MASTLNNYNDLCPDWTQREVSTGTTIMAVEFDGGVVMGADSRTTTGAYIANRVTDKLTPIHDRIFCCRSGSAADTQAIADAVTYQLGFHSIELDEAPLVQTAASLFRDMCYRYREELMAGIIVAGWDRRRGGQVYTVPVGGMLTRQPVSVGGSGSSYIYGYVDSNYRSGMSKEECLKFTAGALTLPMERDGSSGGVVRLAVISEQGVERQAILGNQLPQFSTV from the exons ACCACCATCATGGCGGTGGAGTTTGACGGTGGAGTTGTGATGGGCGCAGACTCCCGTACCACCACTGG GGCTTATATCGCCAACCGGGTGACTGATAAACTCACACCAATCCACGACCGCATCTTCTGCTGCCGCTCTGGCTCAGCGGCCGACACACAGGCCATCGCTGACGCTGTCACCTATCAGCTGGGCTTCCACAG CATTGAGCTGGATGAAGCTCCTCTGGTCCAGACCGCAGCCAGTCTGTTTCGGGACATGTGTTACCGCTACAGGGAGGAGCTGATGGCCGGCATCATCGTGGCCGGGTGGGACAGACGAAGAGGAGGACAG gtGTACACGGTGCCAGTGGGAGGGATGTTGACCAGGCAGCCGGTGTCGGTCGGTGGATCCGGCAGCAGCTACATCTATGGATATGTGGATTCAAACTACAGAAGCGGAATGAGCAAAGAAGAGTGTCTGAAATTCACTGCAGGAG cTCTGACTCTGGCCATGGAGCGGGACGGCTCCAGCGGTGGAGTGGTCCGACTGGCGGTGATCTCTGAACAGGGGGTGGAGAGGCAGGCCATCCTCGGGAACCAGTTACCACAGTTCTCCACCGTCTGA